taattgaatataCTATATTCCAGGTACCATACTAAATGCTATATACATTAATTCGTTTAATACTTACAATAACTCAGACAAGGAAACTGGAACTCAGAGATGCGAAGTAAGTtatccaaggttacacagctaacaAATGGTATAACAGGGACCAAACCTAGGTCCATCTTACTCCAGGGCTTGTGTTTTTAACTACTGTGCTATATCACTAAATGTGGGTGAAAATAGATTGATGCATTCAAAATCTTCTAAAGTGTATTTGGTGTAACATATTTCAAAACACTCTTTATccaatttgtttttaatctttgaaCATAGAGTCATCAGCAGTTGGATGCTTAGGTCCATTTGGAATGATCTTATAAGCCTAAAGCACAACTGTACTGTTTCTTCTAGATTAGCCTCTGTGACAATCAGTCACATTATTACTTTGATCTGTCCACATGATCCATATGTTGTTTATCTAACCATTTGAACTGTCTGGTCCTTGAGACCAGTGATGGCCATGGCATGCCTATCACTTTGAATATGTAACGTGGAAAAATACGTTTGTCATTTCAGTCTGTCCAACACAAGTTAAAAAATAGTAACAAGGACAAAATGCTAAGATGAATTGCTGAAAAatgagagaggaaggggaagggcaaTGAGAAGAAAGGggctggcagagagagagagagtcagagagattGGACTCTGCCAATGACAAGTGGCAATATAGTACCAGCATCAGTCTCCCAATAGCCACCAGTCTACTTTGGATTCTGAAAGATTCTGCTTTCACTCCCCTCTCCTAGTAGAAAACACTCCAGAGGATGGGTGAACCTCATTACTTTTCCTCCTTGCTCATCTCCTTATCCTAAGAACTCCCCCTAAGGCTTGTCCATATTcacaaagtcagaaagagaaaaaattgttACGAAAAGTTtattctttgaaataaattaGACTGGAAGCTCCTGGAAACCAAGGGGCAagttttatttatctctgtagTTCCAGTACTTGGCCCAAGGCCTGGTACATGCTAGGCCttgaaaaaatgtttgttgaaagaatgagtgCTTTAATGAAGCTCAGGCTATAAAATTGGTGTGGATAATGTCAAAAGTATCTTACACGAGCATTCAAAGGTttagtattataaaatattgaatccaACTTTTCCAGTACTGACCATATTTGGCCCAATTGGCTGATGAAGGAGATAATCCTTTCATTCCTTCATTCTCCATGTGCTTCCTTCCCAGAGAGAGGAGGACCATTCTCCTCTCTAGCTTCCACGCTTGAACCTCCAAATGAGCACAGGACTGCTATAATTAACCTACTGGCCCAAATCAGTTAATTATTCTCAAAGATTTACTTTTTAACAGCTGAAGCAATGAACTTGGATCCTCCTCACCTGCCTCCTCTACTGTCCTTTCCTGCCTAGAGTTTGCTGTCTTGTGCAGCGGGAAGGCGTTATTACGTTAGCTAGCTCAGTATTTAATGGAGCTCGCATTTCTCTTTGACTCTATTAGTATCTTAGGATACTAAGTCTGTGTGTCTGCAGGGTCTGGAACTTCTCAGAGTATTTGGCAAAATTTCAAGGGGAAAATTggacatttttagaaatttacaatctgatttaaaaatttattttgaaagtgtAGGACAAGTTGTGTATgcattgttctttattttatatatttatacagttttagatttcttttaaaagcatttccAGCACTCTGAGGAGATTTGTACAgtcaattaaattatataaacaaagACCTAAACCGTTGCAATTCAAGCTCTTTTCATCTTAGTGACTTCATCTTAGCTATAGGAATTTACCTTTGAGTTaagattctgaaaagaaaaatcttccttTTACAACATTTTGCCTCTGAGATTTGCCCTACGTATATCATATTTACCAATTATTCTCTTTTGCTGAGCTATCctgcttttaaaacatttttctaattgACTTTCACCCAGAGATTCCCAGAATGCTTAAAAGTTCCACTTGAATTGGGGAAATTAATTCACCTTGTACCTCATATTTAACAGAATGGTATATGAGAAATAATGGCTGGGGTTTGAGCATCAGTTCTATAACTTactagctgtttgaccttgggcaagttatttaacctctttgtacTTCAGTCTCCTAATTTCTCCTCATTTAGAAAACGAGGATGATAACAGTCTCTCGGGATCACTGAGAAGTACACGTGAAATGTGTGTCTcgtacccagcacagtgcctggtgcccTCTGCTGTACTCTACTCACGTTCTTTAATGTCAGCACCTCCCTAACAACCCCAGGGGACTTCATGTCTGGGGAAATGAAAAGTGACTTCTCTTCagaaaaaggttggggaccttCAGATGGAATCAACCTTGGAGGCTATttacatgacatttattttttgcattaacGCCAAACCTTCTGACTGGGAgttcagtacaaataactcaccAAGAATGTATACAGTTGAGGGGAAGTAGACTTACACTAACAGTActaaatgtttactgaacatGCCACTGAAAATAACTAAACCACAATGAAAATAGTAATGCAATTTGTTCTTGAAGTTCATTCATTTACGTATTGATTTGTTATCTTTTTCTCTGGACAATGTCTTTTGGAATTTCTAGGCTACAGCTCACTTTTTTAAGCTCAATGGAAAAGGAGAATAAAAGCAGGGGAGGCGGGGAATGGGGAGCTACTGCTAATGGGTATCAGGTTTCTTTTAGAGGTGATGAAAATCTACTGGAATTAtatagtggtgatagttgcacaacgttgtgaatatactaaaaactactgaattgtatgttttaaaagggtaaattttatggtatgtgagttatgtctcaatttttaaaaataaatagaagctgAATAATTTCAATTGTGTGACATATAAAATAGGACCAATATAAAACATGGGTGTTAATACTGAAATAATGTTCAATAACATAATCGTAAAGAATTCTATCAACCTCTAGATATCTGAAAATGAACTAGTGTCTTGGGGGATACATTGaaaattatttacaataaaaattctGCTTTCAGTTACAGATTTTACAAATCTGTGTTGAACACCATGAATCCAAATATCTGAAGGATAAATGTCTAAAAGctcaagcagggcttccctggtggcgcagtggttgagagtccacctgccgatgcaggggacacgggttcgtgccccagtccgggaagatcccacatgccagcagagcggctgggcccgtgagccatggccgttgagcctgcgcttcgcaacgggagaggccacaacagtgagagacccgcgtaccgcaaataaataaataaataaataaataaataaataaataaataaataaaagctcaaGCAGTCTCAGAATTCCCAATGATAAGTCTCCTGTTTTCACTTCCCTGGAATTAAGACCCCAGAATCCTCCCAGAACCCCACCCCCAAACTTCCTGTCATCTTCCTCTATCTTCTAATCTTAAATCATTTTATACCCCAAAAGCGAAATATGCCCAAAGTTGTacatcattttgttgtttttctgtttttttagggGCCTGAGGAAGAGGTTGGGGCAGATGAGCCCCTCAAACAAAGCCAAATAACCAtctgtttttattattctctGTGAACTGATGGCCAGTTTTGGAGAGATGCTATACCCCCCTTTCCCTCTATCTTTGTTGTAGACACAGAGAGTGGGGCattgcttcccctcccccaacccttgcccatcctccaactttgtttgtCTAGTTAATCAAACAAGAGCTTTAATGTCTTCTAGGCTGCCTGGAGCAGGGACGTGACTATAGCTTCATCAGTAATAGTAATACTTAAAATAATGTATCGATAGAATTGGGTGGCTACCAGAAATTAGGGTTCAGAGAGGCAAAGCTAGCAGAGAGAATGGTTTGGGGGAATCATCAATCTGGCTTTGAGAATGATAATCCCTGCTATAGAATTTCCCAGAGCTGAAGTGAAATATTCTCCCAGTTACCAGCTTTCCTGGTCTGATTTGCCTAGTCACCAAGCCAGATTTCTCCCCTTTATTGATATTGTGAAGGAGATAGAGTGCTTTAGATAAAGAATACAGCTTTATGGTCATTGCAAAACAGTATATCCTTATTATAAATGAATACATTAGCAGTCAAGGTGGTACATCagttttgtaagaattttgttggcACAAGTTTATTGCTGAAAACCTGGGTATCCTGAGAAAATTCAGTCTCTGGACCTCAAGCCTGAGGACCAAACCCTAGACTTAATGATTTGTTGATCCACTGCCCTATGAGAGATCCAACCTGAACACATATCCCTCAAAACATCCTCGTTACCTAACAGTGATATTTAAAGCTTGATAAGACAACTGGTTGGTTTGTTCAATTTAATTAACTAGCCATTTTGGATAATTCAATCAAACTAatcataggagaaaaaaaattatccactTAGGTTCAGTGGCTGGGACTGCAAAATTCACttataaaagacagattaagtgaaaaaaaacagtTTATGAACATACACATTCTGCATTTGGGTGGGAGAACTCAGTTATGAGTAACTCAAAGGGGTGGTCAGAACTTGGGCTTATATAGCATCTTAATAAAAGAACAATTAAATTGTAGAGAactgacaagacaaaggaaagggGGTTTAGATTTTTAGTGGCAAACTGTGGGAATGTAAGATGCTacagaaaaaacccaaatgaactttttggccaatccaatacagttgacccttgaacagcatgggTTTGAAAGGCAAGGGTCCAGTTATgtgcatatttttttcaataaattcttCCTACAGTATACGATCCCCTGTTGGTTGAATCTACCGACTTGCAACTGTGGGTATGGAAGACCCATTGTAAAGTTACACATGGGTTTCCAATTCCCCCGGGGGTTGATGCCCCAAAACCCCtgccttgttcaagggtcaactgtatatgggGGAAATTAATGGAAGATACAGATTATTTAGTAAGACTTGTTATGTAGATTCTTCTTGGTGTCCATCTCTGGGCTGATAGAGTCTAAAGTTTTCTCCTATTCATTAAGAATTCTGTCCTTCTTGGTAAAGGAAAGGGAGACATGTTTACaaatttatgtcctgcttttaggcaAATAGGAGGAAGGCAGAGAGCTTTTCTTATATCTGCTTCTTCTCAATCTTCTttggctcaaaataatccttatgccaaagtggcatattttggagtGGCATATTGTGATACCCTACATAATCAATTTAGTCAGATAAATAGGAGAAAATGTCATATCAGTTAGCTGATATTTTGAATATGAGTCAAAAATATAgactatttttaattgtttatttttccagCAGTTGAGTTACATATATTGAGATGCTATTTGGTAGAACTAGGGTGCCTTTTGTGAGATCCTGCTCTGAACATGATGCTCAGGCCTGCAAATGCCTTTGGGGTAAAGGGAAATTGGAACTCTTCCTCCTCATGTTTTTGGGACCAGATTCAGCTGGAAGCAACCGGTCTCAGGAATGTACTGAGTCAGACGTCCATTCATTTCACTGCATGGATTCCACTTGTTAACTGATTTAATAGTCCTCTCACTCACTCTCTATGTGATGCCTAGGCAGTCAGTTAATTTGATACAAACAATCACTCATACTGGccattttactgaatttttagGCTGGTTTCTACAAAATGGTCAATCTAATTGTTATTTCTGATTAGAAGTCCTTATTGTTTTTTCTCACTTGTTTTCATCCTGACGTTCTTGTTCTCATTGTATTGGAAACTAAAGAGAGGCACAAAAATAATCTGCAAGGACATATCAACAAGGCAATCCTCTTAACTCTCCTCCTTTCAGGGACCCCCAGGTTTGAAAAAGTCCAGTAGCAATTCAAGTAAGGCTTCCCTATGGTAACTGAATTGAAAAAAGATTAGTGTTAAGTATGTATGTGGGTAATGGGAGGGGGGGtggtacttgtgtgtgtgtgtgtgtgtgtgtgtgtgtgttgaagttGGGAAAAGTGGAAATGCTACTATTCTGGACAGGAACTCAGAGAGGTGActgaaaaacaaactaaaaaggaAGGCCGATATACATTTAATCATTTCATGATCTGCACCTCTAATCCTCACCTTTATAACCAGGGCATGTATATCCAGACTTTTGCATTTAAtagtttcttttctccttcaaaaCCTCATCTGGGGAcctccagtggttaaaactctgagcttccaatgcaaggggtacaggttcagggaactaaggtcctacaTGCCGGGCAatgcagcaaaaaacaaaacaaaacaaaacagtgtgaGTCGGGGTAAGAGGGACAAATAAGATTTTTTCCTGAGATTTTTAGCAGAGGAGAAATTCCTCTcaagagcatctttttttttttaaacttagcgTTAAGTAATCTCacaataaataaaaggtattcactagaaaaaaaattaattcaatatgATTTACCATTGTTTAATTCTGCTAGCCAAGCTGCACTTGTCCTGAAGAGCTGCATAATTTATTCAAATGACCTGGGGCTTTTAAAGTCAATCTTCCAGCAGAAAAATTACCCTCTGTCCCCAGGAGAGTGAATTTTTTTGTGTTGTACTGCTTCCCATGACTGACATTTATTTGACTCTCAAGTGTATTTACATTGTTGGCTCAACTTGGAGTTCTTTACTGAATCAATAATATGCTATATTTCTCACTTCAAGTGGTATCAATATTAttattcctttgcttttccttttttctttttttgctttttttccttatttccctGCAGTTACATAGTTTTTCTTTGACCGGTGAAAATTTTTACTCCTAAGATTATAAAGAAACAGAGTAAATGTCCTCTTAATCTTCTGGGAAATGTGTGCCTCTTTAAACTTTATTTACGTCAGAACTTACTGTAATGAAGGACAAAATCTCTAGACAAGGTCCCCTGCTCCTCGGGGGTGTTCAAGGCTAAGTCTCCCAGAGGCGAGCCTGCAGTTTGTTCTCAAAAGTTTATAGCTCACCTCCTGGCTATTTCTTTAAAAGGGGCATGAGAGGGGGCTAGAAATAGAGCAGGGTGGGAATCTGACCCATCGTGACCACTCAGGAGGCTCTGGCCTGGAAAATTCCCCTGTACGTGGTAAAAACAAACATTCAAAATAGAGGGAGAAACCAGGCTTAAACAAAGAGTGAAACCAGTTCCCATTTCAACTCTCCTGCCGATAACCATATGTGCCCGCTCATTTGTTTCCCAAACATCAGTTTTCCATCATTTGGACAGAGTCTGAACCTGAATCTGTCCAGAGCATAGGAAGCAAATATTCTGAGATTTCATAAAATGCTGTGTCTGTATATTAGGAGCATTTGCTTAATGTTCAGTCTACTGAAAGAAACAGTAAAATGGTATTGTGCAAACCTTTGAATCCTACTATATTTTTCAGGCAATGGTGACCTCTTCTTGCTGGTCTCATCTGCCTGTGCACTACAGGATTGACTTCAAGATGaacagagaaacagacaaatgTCAAAAACCATCTGTTTTGTATCATGCCATTTGTAATTTTGTCTTCCGTCACCCACCCTCCCTTCTTTGTTGCGCTCCTTCTGCCAGACCGTTACTTAGGTCCCCAGCTACTTCCTCAGAGCCTGCCTGCTCTCGTCCTCCACCTGCAGCCTGCAGCCTGCAGCCCGGGTAGGTGCACTCTTACTGCTCTCAGAAAAATATGATCAGTAGAAATAACTGGAATCCTTTATACCCATGTAAGTGTCCTGGGTTCTCTGATTTTCTGTACTCACTGTAGTAAACTAGTCACACATTTCACCTACCTGTGGTCTCCATTTTgggaataaaatgaagaaaaatattttctaccacaTAACAATCTTCAaactctttctcccttctttaaTGCTCTGTAACAGCTTATGAATGGTCGGCAGGGACTTTTTGTAAATGTTGCATGTTTTCTCTTTGCTAGGACAAAGGGTGAGATTAAAGGACCAGCTAATGCTCCCTCCTGTAGTGTGGAGGTTAAGAGCGTAAGCTCTGACTTTAGAGTGCCTTAGTTTCAATTCAAATGTTCTCATTTAATAGCTATGTGACTTCAGAAAAGTTACTTAAGCTCTGTGAGCCCtagtttcctgatttttaaaatggaggtaatattAATAGCCTATAATAGCATCTACCATGTACTAGGCACGGTTTTacgcactttaaatatataagctcatttaattttcataactcCATGATGCAGGTAATTAACATCatccccatttctcagatgagaaaactaagacatGAAGAAGGAAAGTAACTTGGCCACGGTCATGGAATTAGCAAGTAGTATAGCTGAGCTTGTGAACCAGGCAAGCTTGGAACCCAGAGGCCATGTCCATACCAGTGTGCTATATTGCCCCTCCATTAAAGTATCGAGCAAAAAGCACTTGGCACAGTATTTGGCACATGTCGTTTATTGTCAGCTGGTATTATCACTTCTTATCGCTTCTTATGTacttaactttcttctttttgtcaCTCCTGCTTCTACTAGGGTTATTGTGTAAGGCTAATCACCCCCActcccacaaaaagaaaaacaacagtgaTCTAGGCTGCAGTAGCTGCCTAATCCTTCTCACCCTGTGTGCTTTGTATTTAAACCGCAAATATGACAGAGACCCATGAAAGGAGATGCTACGTTAATACTTCTTTTAGAAGACATGAGAATTATATCCCTACTATCACCACCTCTCCAGCAACAAACCAACAAAGATTGCTTTAAGCAAGGGAGAAATTTTAGACTTCAAGTAAAGTTGCTGCTGTTCTTTAATAAGCAGgggtaaatttttcaaaaattaatgaagGTTGCGAAAGATGCTGATGGACAAAGACTCTACTACTATAATAAATTCCCTAGTCTCCACTCCTTAACTCGTTTTAGAATGCCAGTATCAgggtaaaagaaagagaaaattctgcAAATAATTATATTCTTCTTTTAAAGTAAGCCACTGACTTCAAAATTCTCTAACACATTTGTGgaaacttcatttttttgtttgagaTTTATTTGAATGAGCTGTTATGATTGGAGACAGTGAAAATTTCAGATTAATGttttgcagccaaaaaaaaaaaaaaaactctggaaaACTGGCAAGTGTTCATAAGTCAGCCCTAGAATTATGTAGGTTGAAGGCTCCCAGTGGACAGACCGAACATATAAGAAGGAAACCAGAGATCTGGTGCTATTACGTCCCCGAGTCTAAGGGAACGAATAAGCACAGAATTAAAAGCATTTTCAGCCTGAATTTTTAAGGTAGGTCTGCACAATTTATATATACTCTGTTTGGAAAGTAGAACatacattaaatgaaaatattttttatggatgaacttttcctttttcctgtatTTTAACACTATTTTGCAAAACTCCTAAATTACTTAACTGCTGTTTCTCTTACAGGGGTGCACTTAGGAACTAGGCAAGCTGATTTATGATAACTAAGCTTTAAACTCCAACAACCAGTAAGTCTTCAAGTGGgtttattttagtttctttcatgCTAATTTGTTAGGTCAAGATTATGAAAGAATAAGCTTTAGACAAAAATTGTAAGTTTGCTGTTTATTAGGAGATCCTTTGCTGATTACATTTTCACTGAGTAGTTTATTTATCTGCGTTTTGAAACTATCTAAAGGAATAGTTGTTCCTTTACTGTGTTTATTTTCagctaattttcttttgttttaaaataaagttgcTACTAAAACTAACAGTATCACAAAAACCTGAATATTGATCATAACATTTGAGAGCCAAGTAGCACTGTTACTACTTAGTTGTGTTAAACTAaaatagcaaaggaaaaaatgatacaatTATATCATGATTAATCATTGATATTCAATTCTTATTTCATTGAGCAATATAACTTTTTCTATTTGACCCTAAATCAGATTtggctatgtttttctttttcttttcctagttgaaaaagaaaatagattttcttTCAAGTGGATTAAACTTAAGTATCTATATGTAAAAGTAATAGTCTCTATTAACATGTGATgggggcttttaaaaatatgcacataTTCCATAACTACCttgtaattatattattattgtgAAAACAATGGAAAAGTAGAACTAAAGGAATTATTTCTAATCAGTAAAAACCAACCATAATCCTCCATCCCAATATGTTCTTTTTTGCATATTCTCTTTCAATCTTTTGTACACTTACTTATTTTTTCCATAGTTTATGTTACTTATATTTTCCATTGCTGGAATGATTTGTATATAATTAGTTACTTGAATAAGGCATTTCTCTACGCAATAGCAGGCAGCAGTGTGGTTTCTAGAAAGTATATAGAGTGAGATATGTGCTCAAGTGTTTTTGAAATGCTAACTTGTCTTATTTCTTAGTTCCTTCTTGTTTCACGCATTTCCTATTCTGGCTAACcttttgaaatattaattttctttaaacctTTTCACAACGTAATAGAAAAGATGGGCAAAATGTAGTTTTGTTCAGAATTTTCAGTCTTGATGCTAGAATGTCTTTTAACTTCTTGGTATTATTGAGAAAactctcatttcttcttcatgAAGTAAAATCCATTCTTATTTCATAAGGCATGCTTCCGTTTCCCAATATTGTCTATAACCATCcaccattttttcctttcaacaaacttttaaaatgctAATGACTTGATGATGTCCTAAATTCTGTATGTGCTCTGAGaggtttttgttgtgttttttgtttgtttgtttgtttttccccagaAGGTGTAAGAATTAGGAGCTGCTGACATTTCAATCAATATGAAGGACAACTTCACCCTTGCCACCATCAGCAAAAACATTACCAGCAGTCTTCACGTCGGACTTCTGAACATTTCTGGCAATGAGTCTACCTTTAACTGCTCTCATAAGCCATCAGATAAGCATTTAGATGCAATTCCTATTCTCTACTACATTATTTTTGTGGTTGGATTTCTTGTCAATACTATCGTGGTTACACTGTTTTGTTGTCAAAAGGGTCCTAAAAAGGTTTCCAGCATTTACATCTTCAACCTGGCTGTGGCTGACTTACTGCTTTTGGCTACTCTTCCTCTCTGGGCAACCTACTATTCTTACAGATATGACTGGCTCTTTGGACCTGTAATGTGTAAAGTTTTTGGTTCTTTCCTGACCCTGAACATGTTTGCAAGCATTTTTTTTATCACCTGCATGAGTGTTGATAGGTACCAATCTGTCATCTACCCCTTTCTGTCTCAAAGAAGAAATCCCTGGCAAGCATCTTACATAGTTCCACTTGTTTGGTGTATGGCCTGTCTGTCCTCATTGCCAACATTTTACTTCCGAGATGTCAGAACAATTGAATATTTAGGAGTGAATGCTTGCATTATGGCTTTCCCACCTGAGAAATATGCCCAATGGTCAGCTGGGATTGCCTTAATGAAAAATATCCTTGGTTTTATTATCCCtttaatattcatagcaacatgcTATTTTGGAATCAGAAAACACCTACTGAAGACCAATAGCTATGGGAAGAACAGAATAACTCGTGACCAAGTCCTGAAGATGGCAGCTGCTGTTGTTCTGGCGTTCATCATCTGTTGGCTTCCCTTCCATGTTCTGACCTTCCTGGATGCTCTGGCCTGGATGGGTGTCATTAATAGCTGTGAAGTTATAGCAGTCATTGACCTGGCACTTCCTTTTGCCATCCTCCTGGGATTCACCAACAGCTGCATTAATccctttttgtattgttttgttggAAACCGGTTCCAACAGAAGCTCCGCCGTGTGTTTAGGGTTCCAATTACTTGGCTCCAAGGCAAGAGAGAGAGCGTGTCATGCCGAAAAAGCAGTTCCCTTAGAGAAATGGAGACCTTTGTGTCTTAAACATGAGAGTGGAATGCATGTTATCAACATGGTTACTTGGTTTGAGATCTCCCTGAATTATCTTTTAATGGCTTTAGTAAAATAACAAGTTTTTCCCCTTCATGTAATCTTCTCTCACTCTTCTAGAACAGGAAACCAAATGTAACTCTAAGTTTTAGCCTCCAGTGACTTTCAAGAAttgcccaccttttttttttctggtctatCTGTACAAGACTGTCACTGGGGAGATGTATCCATAACTGAGAAGTAACTGGGAATTTATCTCAAATTATAATTAATAGGAAGTTATGAATGATGATTTGGAGTTTCAGATTTCTCCTTGAGATATGCTGGAGTTTTTATTGGTTCTTAGATCCATTTTCATCAAGCTTTCCTCTTGAACCAAGGCCGGTCTTTTAACTCATTGCATTATTTACAAGACATTACGCTAAAATAAATGAGCACTTCTGAGTGCAGTATACTACAATAGATTGGTACCAGTTATTCAGGCTCTAGGCATATGCCTTCtactttatattataaataataatcctTTTATATATCGCTTGAGCATAAGTTTGTATTTAAGATACAGCTACTTATTGAGTAGGGTTAGGAATATAGATTAGATCACATGTACTCCTacattttagcttttatttacagttataggaaataaaatgtataataacatAGATTTgcaataaacaaatatttgactGTTCACTAAAGTCTGAATAAACACTTTTAAAACTTTCTATCCATTTTCTAACTACTGTTTGAAGGTTTCTATGTTCTCtgataattttttgaaaataactaAACAGTGTTTAGTGTATAAAATGTAAAGGTCATTTTTTACATCCTTGACCTTTGGGATGTGGTGCTTTGATATATAGGAAGTTGACTTGAGTTTTATTATTGATGCTTTGGTTCTGGGTTGCTTCCCAAAATATCTGGGTGGCTTATTTAACTCTTTACTTTGTAATAAACCCTTAATGGGCATAGGAAAAGATTATGTCAAAATGGAATTTTGACACCCAAGGAGGACAAAGAGATCCAGCAAATGACACGTTTGGTGTCACACAACAAACCTACCTGTCAGGGCAATGCAATGTGGCTTTGAAAATATAGACCATGGGGTAGACTTAACCTATACCTATGGATACTGCTTGTTCCAGAATTTATAGAATTCTGTGGAACTCTTCTATACCAATCGCTGGTCCATAGATCTCCTTTCAACACTATTAGAACTCCTAAGTTTGAGGAGTGCCTGAAACTGAGTGAGGTACCTAGAGTTAACTTAGAGTATTAATCCTAATTTTAGAAGTTAGAGATTTCATTCTGCACCAGCCCCATATTATATCAGGTTATCTAGGACCTTCCTAGACCAATACTGACCTCTGAGGTAGAAATAAAGTTAAAGAAGCTTGGTGTCCTTTCCAGATTCAAGGGCTATAGATCCAAAAATACTCTGGCTCCACTTTCTGGGAAAGTCCTAATTTCATGTAATCTATTAttatcaataaaaacaaatagctAAATGTATAAGCAAACATgacttcatattttaaataattttgtaaaacatctcattaaataaaatctttaattgGAAGATCATGTGtgctttacttttttattgtaaCTACCTCCACTTATGGATTCTTACCTTCTCTTGTAT
Above is a window of Mesoplodon densirostris isolate mMesDen1 chromosome X, mMesDen1 primary haplotype, whole genome shotgun sequence DNA encoding:
- the AGTR2 gene encoding type-2 angiotensin II receptor, giving the protein MKDNFTLATISKNITSSLHVGLLNISGNESTFNCSHKPSDKHLDAIPILYYIIFVVGFLVNTIVVTLFCCQKGPKKVSSIYIFNLAVADLLLLATLPLWATYYSYRYDWLFGPVMCKVFGSFLTLNMFASIFFITCMSVDRYQSVIYPFLSQRRNPWQASYIVPLVWCMACLSSLPTFYFRDVRTIEYLGVNACIMAFPPEKYAQWSAGIALMKNILGFIIPLIFIATCYFGIRKHLLKTNSYGKNRITRDQVLKMAAAVVLAFIICWLPFHVLTFLDALAWMGVINSCEVIAVIDLALPFAILLGFTNSCINPFLYCFVGNRFQQKLRRVFRVPITWLQGKRESVSCRKSSSLREMETFVS